The Mycteria americana isolate JAX WOST 10 ecotype Jacksonville Zoo and Gardens chromosome 25, USCA_MyAme_1.0, whole genome shotgun sequence genome includes a window with the following:
- the ARHGEF11 gene encoding rho guanine nucleotide exchange factor 11 isoform X1 yields the protein MSVRPPQALDRLSSLSSLGDSSSERRSPGHHRQPSDSSETTGLVQRCVIIQKDQHGFGFTVSGDRVVLVQSVRPGGAAMRAGVQEGDRIVKVNGTMVTNSSHLEVVKLIKSGAYVALTLLGSPPPSVGLSSSQQDVSVAGAPRITPACPPPPPPPPLPPPQRITDPKPLQDPEVQKHATQILRNMLRQEEAELQRFYEAYSRNPATAVEEQIEGARRRVSQLQLKILQETGGSVDSGRLCGDSGLAGFRVTEGRLSLDSQDGDTGSESGTERLPSVSEIALNRNSVLSDHGLDSPRTSPVITARLFQHHRRQGSDTPFAPSAEQGLDRTGQPLIIGPEEDYDPGYFNNECDSLFQDLGKLKSRPAHLGVFLRYILSQADPSPLLFYLCTDVCQQTTAKDSRVLGKDIWNIFLDKNAPLRVKVSEQLLAEIETRLRNGDDVRAALFEAQEMVMPEIQEQIQDYRTKRTMGLGSLYGENDLLDLDRDPQKERQVAEKQLAQLGDILSKYEEDRSSPMAFALSTYMNHTGIRSREPRVAGTSEKAQSLPDRDKWLPFFPKTKKSSSTKKDKDAMEDKKRNPILKYIGKPKISSQSTFHVPLSPVEAVKPGNVRNIIQHFENNQHYESQEPGTQRLSTGSFPEDLLESDSSRAEVKLGRSESLKGREEMKKSRKAENVPRSRSDVDMDAAAEATRLHQSASSSASSLSTRSLENPTPPYTPKMGRRSIESPSLGLGMDPFLPHLLEDEQGQLSDLEPELDSQNWQHMVSRELVANLPQKEIDRQEVINELFATEGSHLRILRVLDLLFYQRMKKESLLSREELALLFPNLPDLIEIHNSLSESMKKLREEGPIIKEIGDLMLSRFDGLAKEEIQQVAADFCSYQSIALELIKTKQRKETRFQIFMQEAESNPQCRRLQLKDLIISEMQRLTKYPLLLENIIKHTEAGTSEHDKLCRARDQCRDILKYVNEAVKRAENRHRLEGYQKRLDATSLERTSNPLAAEFKSLDLTSRRMIHEGPLTWRISKDKTVDLHVLLLEDLLVLLQKQDEKLVLKCHSKTALGSSDNKQTFSPVLKLNSVLIRSVATDKRALFIICTSELGPQIYELVALTSSEKNTWMELLEEAVQSATRNATFPPKRRMPEPTRTAPSGLVLQDPDVSPILSRGAGSGAEAEAEDCSSGELPQPCLPLAACTLPLIFQGRAVGPSSPLLPAADDNPTVLLAGEKPPVLLEEPASSEVEEGEEELPAAPLPTGAGVEAADTLPAERPGPPTRLPLPGPVDAEGLAEAALEDVENLRLLILRRLLPCRDAEPEDDLTPTPSVIGGAGQAWDSVLSSQDSASQEVLAEPPSAAGDTKLRSSREETDETGPAAEEPSSYKVVRKAPAEGAKEATPSPGSSQSETELQEGGGANVDGNYFYVSMPTGVPQPTAPDPAPPPSPPRGSPQEAPTRPSPAKGSPDPPAPLRDVDLIFRTIEQLTLKLNRLKAMETAHRELLQSLGCSSSADATPLGGSAPEMDGWSQRPPSPDGDSPLSRALRSLQGPATNAPGSRAPLAEDPARDTGL from the exons ATGAGCGTGCGGCCTCCGCAGGCCCTCGACAG GTTAAGCAGCCTGTCTTCCCTGGGTGATTCGTCTTCAGAGCGGAGGTCTCCCGGGCACCACCGCCAGCCCTCCGACTCCTCCGAAACCACAG gtctGGTCCAGCGCTGCGTCATCATCCAGAAGGACCAGCATGGCTTCGGCTTCACCGTCAGCGGGGACCGCGTCGTCCTGGTGCAGTCGGTGCGGCCAG GAGGGGCGGCCATGAGAgccggggtgcaggagggggacCGGATAGTCAAG gtgAACGGCACGATGGTGACCAACAGCTCTCACCTCGAAGTGGTGAAGTTAATCAAAT CCGGTGCTTACGTCGCTCTGACCCTCCTGGGCTCTCCCCCTCCTTCGGTGGGGCTCTCCAGTTCTCAGCAAGACGTGAGCGTGGCGGGGGCTCCCCGCATCACCCCCGCCTGTCCCCCACCGCCTCCCCCACCGCCGCTCCCTCCGCCGCAGCGCATCACCGACCCCAAGCCCCTGCAG GACCCCGAAGTCCAGAAGCACGCGACACAGATTCTCCGGAACATGCTgcggcaggaggaggcagagttACAG CGTTTCTACGAGGCGTACAGCCGAAACCCTGCCACCGCGGTGGAGGAGCAGATTGAGGGAGCACGCCGGCGGGTCAGCCAGCTGCAGCTTAAAATCCTCCAGGAGACCGGTGGCTCCGTG GATTCGGGGCGGCTGTGCGGCGATTCCGGCTTGGCCGGTTTCAGGGTGACGGAAG GACGCCTCTCCCTGGACTCGCAGGACGGTGACACTGGGTCGGAGTCGGGGACGGAGCGGCTCCCCTCCGTGAGTGAG ATCGCCCTGAACCGCAACTCCGTCCTCTCTGACCACGGCCTGGACAGCCCACGAACCTCCCCGGTCATCACCGCCCGCCTCTTCCAGCACCATCGCCGGCAGGGCTCCGACACCCCCTTTGCCCCTTCTGCCGAGCAG GGGTTGGACCGGACAGGACAACCCCTCATCATCGGCCCGGAGGAGGATTATGACCCAGGATATTTCAATAACGAG TGCGACTCCCTCTTCCAGGACCTGGGCAAGCTGAAATCCCGACCGGCCCATCTGGGGGTCTTCTTGCGCTACATCTTGTCCCAGGCAGATCCCAGCCCCCTG CTTTTCTACTTATGCACGGACGTTTGCCAGCAGACGACCGCCAAGGATTCCCGGGTCTTGGGGAAGGACATCTGGAACATCTTCTTGGACAAGAACGCG cctctccgAGTGAAAGTGTCTGAGCAGCTCCTGGCTGAGATCG AGACACGTCTGCGGAATGGGGATGATGTCCGAGCCGCCCTCTTTGAAGCTCAGGAGATGGTGATGCCCGAGATACAGGAGCAGATCCAGGACTACAG AACAAAGCGCACCATGGGCCTGGGGAGTTTGTACGGGGAGAACGACCTCTTGGACCTGGACAGGGACCCCCAGAAGGAGCGGCAAGTGGCCGAGAAGCAGCTGGCCCAGCTGGGCGACATACT GTCAAAATACGAAGAGGACAGGAG ctccccCATGGCCTTTGCCCTCAGCACGTATATGAACCACACAGGCATCCGCAGCCGGGAGCCCCGGGTGGCCGGCACCAGCGAGAAGGCCCAGTCCCTCCCGGACAGGGACAAGTGGCTGCCCTTCTTCCCCAAGACCAAGAAG agcagcagcacgaAGAAGGACAAGGATGCCATGGAAGACAAGAAGCGCAACCCCATCCTCAAGTACATTGGGAAGCCCAAAATCTCCTCCCAGAGCA catttcatGTCCCTTTGTCCCCTGTTGAAG CAGTCAAACCCGGCAATGTGAGGAACATCATCCAGCACTTTGAGAACAACCAGCATTACGAGAGCCAGGAGCCCGGCACTCAGCGGCTCTCCACCGGCAGCTTCCCCGAGGACCTGCTGGAATCGGACAG TTCTCGCGCCGAGGTCAAGCTGGGCCGCTCGGAGAGCTTGAAAGGCCGGGAGGAGATGAAGAAATCCCGGAAAGCAGAAAACGTGCCTCGCTCCCGTAGTGATGTGGACATGGATGCCGCAGCCGAGGCCACGAGACTTCACCAGTCGGCATCGTCTTCCGCTTCCAGCCTGTCCACAAG gtCGCTGGAAAATCCCACCCCCCCGTACACGCCGAAGATGGGACGCAG GAGCATCGAGTCGCCCAGCCTGGGTTTAGGCATGGACCCCTTCCTGCCTCATCTCCTGGAGGACGAGCAGGGCCAGCTCTCCGACCTGGAGCCCGAGCTGGACTCCCAGAACTGGCAGCACATGGTCAGCCGGGAGCTGGTGGCCAATCTGCCGCAGAAGGAGATCGACCGGCAAGAGGTGATCAACG AGCTCTTTGCCACCGAAGGGTCTCACCTCCGCATCCTCCGAGTCCTCGACCTCCTCTTCTACCAGCGGATGAAGAAGGAGAGCCTGCTGTCCCGGGAAGAGCTGGCGCTCCTCTTCCCCAACCTCCCTGACCTGATAGAAATCCACA ATTCTCTCTCCGAATCCATGAAGAAACTCCGGGAAGAAGGACCAATCATCAAAGAAATTGGGGATCTCATGCTGTCTCGG tTCGACGGCCTGGCCAAAGAGGAAATCCAGCAGGTCGCTGCTGACTTCTGCTCTTACCAATCCATCGCCCTCGAGCTGATCAAAACCAAGCAGCGCAAGGAGACCCGTTTCCAGATCTTCATGCAG GAAGCAGAAAGCAATCCGCAGTGCCGGCGCCTGCAGCTCAAGGACTTGATCATCTCCGAAATGCAGCGCCTGACCAAGTACccgctgctgctggagaacaTCATCAAGCACACCGAGg CGGGCACCTCGGAGCACGACAAGCTGTGCCGAGCCCGGGACCAGTGCCGGGACATCCTCAAGTACGTGAACGAGGCGGTGAAGCGAGCGGAGAACCGGCACCGGCTGGAAGGCTACCAGAAACGTCTGGATGCCACCTCGTTGGAGAGGACCAGCAACCCGCTGGCTGCTGAGTTCAAG AGCCTGGACCTCACCTCCCGGCGCATGATCCACGAAGGGCCGCTCACCTGGCGCATCAGCAAGGACAAGACTGTGG acCTGCACGTGCTGCTCCTCGAGGACCTCTTggtgctgctgcagaagcaggacGAGAAACTGGTGCTCAAGTGTCACAGCAAGACAGCGCTGGGCTCTTCGGACAACAAGCAGACCTTCAGCCCCGTCCTCAAGCTCAACTCGGTGCTCATCCGCTCCGTGGCCACAG ATAAACGAGCCCTCTTCATCATCTGCACGTCGGAGTTGGGACCCCAGATCTATGAGCTGGTGGCGCTGACGTCCTCCGAGAAAAACAC AtggatggagctgctggaggaggcagtgCAGAGTGCCACGAGGAATGCCACCTTCCCCCCCAAGCGCCGGATGCCGGAGCCCACCCGCACAGCACCCTCTGG CCTGGTGTTACAGGACCCCGACGTCTCCCCGATCCTGTCCCGAGGTGCCGGCtctggagcagaggcagaggcGGAGGATTGCTCCTCAGGTgagctcccccagccctgcctgcccctcgctgcctgcaccctgcccctCATCTTTCAGGGACGGGCCGTGGGTCCgagctctccccttctccccgcaGCGGACGACAATCCCACCGTGCTCCTGGCTGGGGAGAAGCCcccggtgctgctggaggagccggCGAGCAGCgaggtggaggaaggggaggaagagctgcccgcagcccccctaCCCACGGGGGCTGGCGTGGAGGCGGCCGACACCCTCCCGGCCGAGCGGCCGGGGCCCCCCACGCGCCTGCCGCTCCCGGGGCCCGTCGACGCGGAGGGGCTGGCCGAGGCGGCGCTGGAGGATG TGGAGAACCTGCGGCTCCTGATCCTACGGAGGCTCCTGCCCTGCCGGGACGCGGAGCCCGAGGACGACCTGACGCCCACGCCGTCGGTCATCGGGGGTGCCGGCCAGGCCTGGGACTCGGTGCTCTCCAGCCAGGATTCGgcctcccaggaggtgctggcagagcccccgAGCGCCGCCGGGGACACGAAGCTCCGGTCAAGCCGGGAGGAGACGGACGAGACGGGTCCGGCTGCCGAGGAGCCGAGCAGCTACAAAGTCGTCCGGAAAG CCCCGGCGGAGGGTGCTAAGGAGGCCACGCCCTCGCCAGGCAGCAGCCAATCAGAAACTGAGCTGCAGGAAGGAGGCGGAGCTAATGTAGATG GCAACTACTTCTACGTCAGCATGCCCACGGGAGTCCCCCAGCCCACGGCCCCGGACCCCgcgccaccccccagccccccgcggGGGTCCCCACAGGAGGCACCCACCCGTCCCAGCCCTGCCAAGGGGTCCCCggacccccccgctcccctccgcgaCGTGGACCTCATCTTCCGCACCATCGAGCAGCTGACGCTGAAGCTCAACAGGCTAAAA GCTATGGAGACAGCTCACCGGGAGCTGCTGCAgtccctgggctgcagctcctcggCCGATGCCACCCCcctggggggctcagccccggagATGGATGGGTGGTCCcagcggccccccagccccgacgGTGACAGCCCCCTGTCCCGCGCCCTCCGGAGCCTGCAGGGCCCTGCCACCAACGCCCCGG GCTCCAGAGCCCCCCTCGCCGAGGACCCCGCTCGCGACACCGGCCTTTAG
- the ARHGEF11 gene encoding rho guanine nucleotide exchange factor 11 isoform X6: MSVRPPQALDRLSSLSSLGDSSSERRSPGHHRQPSDSSETTGLVQRCVIIQKDQHGFGFTVSGDRVVLVQSVRPGGAAMRAGVQEGDRIVKVNGTMVTNSSHLEVVKLIKSGAYVALTLLGSPPPSVGLSSSQQDVSVAGAPRITPACPPPPPPPPLPPPQRITDPKPLQDPEVQKHATQILRNMLRQEEAELQRFYEAYSRNPATAVEEQIEGARRRVSQLQLKILQETGGSVDSGRLCGDSGLAGFRVTEGRLSLDSQDGDTGSESGTERLPSVSEIALNRNSVLSDHGLDSPRTSPVITARLFQHHRRQGSDTPFAPSAEQGLDRTGQPLIIGPEEDYDPGYFNNECDSLFQDLGKLKSRPAHLGVFLRYILSQADPSPLLFYLCTDVCQQTTAKDSRVLGKDIWNIFLDKNAPLRVKVSEQLLAEIETRLRNGDDVRAALFEAQEMVMPEIQEQIQDYRTKRTMGLGSLYGENDLLDLDRDPQKERQVAEKQLAQLGDILSKYEEDRSSPMAFALSTYMNHTGIRSREPRVAGTSEKAQSLPDRDKWLPFFPKTKKSSSTKKDKDAMEDKKRNPILKYIGKPKISSQSTFHVPLSPVEAVKPGNVRNIIQHFENNQHYESQEPGTQRLSTGSFPEDLLESDSSRAEVKLGRSESLKGREEMKKSRKAENVPRSRSDVDMDAAAEATRLHQSASSSASSLSTRSLENPTPPYTPKMGRRSIESPSLGLGMDPFLPHLLEDEQGQLSDLEPELDSQNWQHMVSRELVANLPQKEIDRQEVINELFATEGSHLRILRVLDLLFYQRMKKESLLSREELALLFPNLPDLIEIHNSLSESMKKLREEGPIIKEIGDLMLSRFDGLAKEEIQQVAADFCSYQSIALELIKTKQRKETRFQIFMQEAESNPQCRRLQLKDLIISEMQRLTKYPLLLENIIKHTEAGTSEHDKLCRARDQCRDILKYVNEAVKRAENRHRLEGYQKRLDATSLERTSNPLAAEFKSLDLTSRRMIHEGPLTWRISKDKTVDLHVLLLEDLLVLLQKQDEKLVLKCHSKTALGSSDNKQTFSPVLKLNSVLIRSVATDKRALFIICTSELGPQIYELVALTSSEKNTWMELLEEAVQSATRNATFPPKRRMPEPTRTAPSGLVLQDPDVSPILSRGAGSGAEAEAEDCSSADDNPTVLLAGEKPPVLLEEPASSEVEEGEEELPAAPLPTGAGVEAADTLPAERPGPPTRLPLPGPVDAEGLAEAALEDVENLRLLILRRLLPCRDAEPEDDLTPTPSVIGGAGQAWDSVLSSQDSASQEVLAEPPSAAGDTKLRSSREETDETGPAAEEPSSYKVVRKAPAEGAKEATPSPGSSQSETELQEGGGANVDGNYFYVSMPTGVPQPTAPDPAPPPSPPRGSPQEAPTRPSPAKGSPDPPAPLRDVDLIFRTIEQLTLKLNRLKAMETAHRELLQSLGCSSSADATPLGGSAPEMDGWSQRPPSPDGDSPLSRALRSLQGPATNAPGSRAPLAEDPARDTGL; encoded by the exons ATGAGCGTGCGGCCTCCGCAGGCCCTCGACAG GTTAAGCAGCCTGTCTTCCCTGGGTGATTCGTCTTCAGAGCGGAGGTCTCCCGGGCACCACCGCCAGCCCTCCGACTCCTCCGAAACCACAG gtctGGTCCAGCGCTGCGTCATCATCCAGAAGGACCAGCATGGCTTCGGCTTCACCGTCAGCGGGGACCGCGTCGTCCTGGTGCAGTCGGTGCGGCCAG GAGGGGCGGCCATGAGAgccggggtgcaggagggggacCGGATAGTCAAG gtgAACGGCACGATGGTGACCAACAGCTCTCACCTCGAAGTGGTGAAGTTAATCAAAT CCGGTGCTTACGTCGCTCTGACCCTCCTGGGCTCTCCCCCTCCTTCGGTGGGGCTCTCCAGTTCTCAGCAAGACGTGAGCGTGGCGGGGGCTCCCCGCATCACCCCCGCCTGTCCCCCACCGCCTCCCCCACCGCCGCTCCCTCCGCCGCAGCGCATCACCGACCCCAAGCCCCTGCAG GACCCCGAAGTCCAGAAGCACGCGACACAGATTCTCCGGAACATGCTgcggcaggaggaggcagagttACAG CGTTTCTACGAGGCGTACAGCCGAAACCCTGCCACCGCGGTGGAGGAGCAGATTGAGGGAGCACGCCGGCGGGTCAGCCAGCTGCAGCTTAAAATCCTCCAGGAGACCGGTGGCTCCGTG GATTCGGGGCGGCTGTGCGGCGATTCCGGCTTGGCCGGTTTCAGGGTGACGGAAG GACGCCTCTCCCTGGACTCGCAGGACGGTGACACTGGGTCGGAGTCGGGGACGGAGCGGCTCCCCTCCGTGAGTGAG ATCGCCCTGAACCGCAACTCCGTCCTCTCTGACCACGGCCTGGACAGCCCACGAACCTCCCCGGTCATCACCGCCCGCCTCTTCCAGCACCATCGCCGGCAGGGCTCCGACACCCCCTTTGCCCCTTCTGCCGAGCAG GGGTTGGACCGGACAGGACAACCCCTCATCATCGGCCCGGAGGAGGATTATGACCCAGGATATTTCAATAACGAG TGCGACTCCCTCTTCCAGGACCTGGGCAAGCTGAAATCCCGACCGGCCCATCTGGGGGTCTTCTTGCGCTACATCTTGTCCCAGGCAGATCCCAGCCCCCTG CTTTTCTACTTATGCACGGACGTTTGCCAGCAGACGACCGCCAAGGATTCCCGGGTCTTGGGGAAGGACATCTGGAACATCTTCTTGGACAAGAACGCG cctctccgAGTGAAAGTGTCTGAGCAGCTCCTGGCTGAGATCG AGACACGTCTGCGGAATGGGGATGATGTCCGAGCCGCCCTCTTTGAAGCTCAGGAGATGGTGATGCCCGAGATACAGGAGCAGATCCAGGACTACAG AACAAAGCGCACCATGGGCCTGGGGAGTTTGTACGGGGAGAACGACCTCTTGGACCTGGACAGGGACCCCCAGAAGGAGCGGCAAGTGGCCGAGAAGCAGCTGGCCCAGCTGGGCGACATACT GTCAAAATACGAAGAGGACAGGAG ctccccCATGGCCTTTGCCCTCAGCACGTATATGAACCACACAGGCATCCGCAGCCGGGAGCCCCGGGTGGCCGGCACCAGCGAGAAGGCCCAGTCCCTCCCGGACAGGGACAAGTGGCTGCCCTTCTTCCCCAAGACCAAGAAG agcagcagcacgaAGAAGGACAAGGATGCCATGGAAGACAAGAAGCGCAACCCCATCCTCAAGTACATTGGGAAGCCCAAAATCTCCTCCCAGAGCA catttcatGTCCCTTTGTCCCCTGTTGAAG CAGTCAAACCCGGCAATGTGAGGAACATCATCCAGCACTTTGAGAACAACCAGCATTACGAGAGCCAGGAGCCCGGCACTCAGCGGCTCTCCACCGGCAGCTTCCCCGAGGACCTGCTGGAATCGGACAG TTCTCGCGCCGAGGTCAAGCTGGGCCGCTCGGAGAGCTTGAAAGGCCGGGAGGAGATGAAGAAATCCCGGAAAGCAGAAAACGTGCCTCGCTCCCGTAGTGATGTGGACATGGATGCCGCAGCCGAGGCCACGAGACTTCACCAGTCGGCATCGTCTTCCGCTTCCAGCCTGTCCACAAG gtCGCTGGAAAATCCCACCCCCCCGTACACGCCGAAGATGGGACGCAG GAGCATCGAGTCGCCCAGCCTGGGTTTAGGCATGGACCCCTTCCTGCCTCATCTCCTGGAGGACGAGCAGGGCCAGCTCTCCGACCTGGAGCCCGAGCTGGACTCCCAGAACTGGCAGCACATGGTCAGCCGGGAGCTGGTGGCCAATCTGCCGCAGAAGGAGATCGACCGGCAAGAGGTGATCAACG AGCTCTTTGCCACCGAAGGGTCTCACCTCCGCATCCTCCGAGTCCTCGACCTCCTCTTCTACCAGCGGATGAAGAAGGAGAGCCTGCTGTCCCGGGAAGAGCTGGCGCTCCTCTTCCCCAACCTCCCTGACCTGATAGAAATCCACA ATTCTCTCTCCGAATCCATGAAGAAACTCCGGGAAGAAGGACCAATCATCAAAGAAATTGGGGATCTCATGCTGTCTCGG tTCGACGGCCTGGCCAAAGAGGAAATCCAGCAGGTCGCTGCTGACTTCTGCTCTTACCAATCCATCGCCCTCGAGCTGATCAAAACCAAGCAGCGCAAGGAGACCCGTTTCCAGATCTTCATGCAG GAAGCAGAAAGCAATCCGCAGTGCCGGCGCCTGCAGCTCAAGGACTTGATCATCTCCGAAATGCAGCGCCTGACCAAGTACccgctgctgctggagaacaTCATCAAGCACACCGAGg CGGGCACCTCGGAGCACGACAAGCTGTGCCGAGCCCGGGACCAGTGCCGGGACATCCTCAAGTACGTGAACGAGGCGGTGAAGCGAGCGGAGAACCGGCACCGGCTGGAAGGCTACCAGAAACGTCTGGATGCCACCTCGTTGGAGAGGACCAGCAACCCGCTGGCTGCTGAGTTCAAG AGCCTGGACCTCACCTCCCGGCGCATGATCCACGAAGGGCCGCTCACCTGGCGCATCAGCAAGGACAAGACTGTGG acCTGCACGTGCTGCTCCTCGAGGACCTCTTggtgctgctgcagaagcaggacGAGAAACTGGTGCTCAAGTGTCACAGCAAGACAGCGCTGGGCTCTTCGGACAACAAGCAGACCTTCAGCCCCGTCCTCAAGCTCAACTCGGTGCTCATCCGCTCCGTGGCCACAG ATAAACGAGCCCTCTTCATCATCTGCACGTCGGAGTTGGGACCCCAGATCTATGAGCTGGTGGCGCTGACGTCCTCCGAGAAAAACAC AtggatggagctgctggaggaggcagtgCAGAGTGCCACGAGGAATGCCACCTTCCCCCCCAAGCGCCGGATGCCGGAGCCCACCCGCACAGCACCCTCTGG CCTGGTGTTACAGGACCCCGACGTCTCCCCGATCCTGTCCCGAGGTGCCGGCtctggagcagaggcagaggcGGAGGATTGCTCCTCAG CGGACGACAATCCCACCGTGCTCCTGGCTGGGGAGAAGCCcccggtgctgctggaggagccggCGAGCAGCgaggtggaggaaggggaggaagagctgcccgcagcccccctaCCCACGGGGGCTGGCGTGGAGGCGGCCGACACCCTCCCGGCCGAGCGGCCGGGGCCCCCCACGCGCCTGCCGCTCCCGGGGCCCGTCGACGCGGAGGGGCTGGCCGAGGCGGCGCTGGAGGATG TGGAGAACCTGCGGCTCCTGATCCTACGGAGGCTCCTGCCCTGCCGGGACGCGGAGCCCGAGGACGACCTGACGCCCACGCCGTCGGTCATCGGGGGTGCCGGCCAGGCCTGGGACTCGGTGCTCTCCAGCCAGGATTCGgcctcccaggaggtgctggcagagcccccgAGCGCCGCCGGGGACACGAAGCTCCGGTCAAGCCGGGAGGAGACGGACGAGACGGGTCCGGCTGCCGAGGAGCCGAGCAGCTACAAAGTCGTCCGGAAAG CCCCGGCGGAGGGTGCTAAGGAGGCCACGCCCTCGCCAGGCAGCAGCCAATCAGAAACTGAGCTGCAGGAAGGAGGCGGAGCTAATGTAGATG GCAACTACTTCTACGTCAGCATGCCCACGGGAGTCCCCCAGCCCACGGCCCCGGACCCCgcgccaccccccagccccccgcggGGGTCCCCACAGGAGGCACCCACCCGTCCCAGCCCTGCCAAGGGGTCCCCggacccccccgctcccctccgcgaCGTGGACCTCATCTTCCGCACCATCGAGCAGCTGACGCTGAAGCTCAACAGGCTAAAA GCTATGGAGACAGCTCACCGGGAGCTGCTGCAgtccctgggctgcagctcctcggCCGATGCCACCCCcctggggggctcagccccggagATGGATGGGTGGTCCcagcggccccccagccccgacgGTGACAGCCCCCTGTCCCGCGCCCTCCGGAGCCTGCAGGGCCCTGCCACCAACGCCCCGG GCTCCAGAGCCCCCCTCGCCGAGGACCCCGCTCGCGACACCGGCCTTTAG